The proteins below are encoded in one region of Belonocnema kinseyi isolate 2016_QV_RU_SX_M_011 chromosome 3, B_treatae_v1, whole genome shotgun sequence:
- the LOC117170297 gene encoding zinc finger protein Xfin-like, translated as MDPRGSYDELCRLCASYDAVKMDLFGQEGKNRQLIDKIQACLPFKIAEDDRLPKCLCYRCMYNLENFYDFRTACVNAVALLESFLSPDNNANDRDRRNPSEHYSELRSELLKEKEHMPILIPEAPVVNPNAALGTPPRLNSDGEADNDIEEVLEQSGTDEAADDADDRKSEEYEMDMETNPSDFLEMPPMVTDDAEENETANSVSARGRARDSRGFQHKSEQHEVYVCSLCNKAFSSKGHLSLHARIHVGAGDVIGEKVITDDHTSYKRPYQCDLCYKAYSTAKHRWGHVSTTHRGHPAVTCRYCSRIYSTRVNLEEHIKSKHTGLPLPLEVPVSYVQPENKYQCKTCPKMYTNTTDLNKHSRICTGSQQKELPNHDTVTEKVKKIHLDTSDMSSNDSNNETKDYKNAEAKLAKNPQLTILKQALTKGDILKRSYDEKYKTSSKPKKQARTDTSETDVQKRWFCETCPQKFTSLESFKEHELSHEAEKPYFCLLCEKDFAQKSSLSNHIVTMHGVDPNPIIESDRCLKKSLLAHHWNKNPEPVNGEPIPAIKKEELLSPYPEKALENEEENHESNQDKMIEIETVFVCEICTRDFNDRASLWLHIRATHKECAAFACGVCLKICSDNAQLLNHVNMYHGGSKLLMSEQRRYSCTICGRQHDSRKKLITHVSIHNVDPSYDPSSFVQLNSNYYNENLNSNEANEQQVIDADVEDGEKVDCYICYKSFPNEDHLIRHQRNAHKSDPAVAIGESTTNGSGIGPNGNGNRAQYHLFFVCELCGSSHPSKWERWLHVSSVHGNELAIKCERDDCAKIFATKSLRNEHAQHHLIQGSSPNTCEICGKLWGSRVDYWKHVMGVHSDTVPLICGVCLKVFPNVLQLSSHVKVNHWPLTNGDFSCDICGRPYSNKSKMSRHRKIHGLDGEGHAHPDPSEYINDSVRLDNGGAVEVDYSCEMCGDLKFLNLEDLCNHRRMTHSLFPCDLCNKCYGRTSHLWKHVNRVHKGHEDVTCRFCMKTSASRDHLAAHIAKIHRYEPEVKNDTRESTNFKVTVPEDEILHHCEKCNKGFHKRYLLRRHMKGCQNYRKDPGALLTRCRACERIFKDRASLQKHIENHHSSYTCHLCNETITSKLGIMTHNRVNHMDHPDLTCEHSSCKKLFRTKEDLESHKKDHKYLTSPNVCDFCGDTVENKLKLKMHVLSLHRNEIGVSCGVCLIPMKDPKDLKKHVEDTHGSILSKPNTCQVCGKQYASKWKAFDHTKKCHGKVFKTCKQCLAVFITEESMKNHYEHVHNVPKDQLATFEYRLEIGRKRHYDSLEIVMKEEPEELEFDEEPIEGYTNDYKRRISDSDDYDVRADFYIRENNEQEEPMRPLKKMKLDSKTKKKIKQRESFECENCKIQFNTKIMFWNHINVCPKRNMITKEDDTSFPTSILEAHLKNNNLIKREEPEQELDENNLNIPDFNLFEDINMQLSGQRPVQNLSLKSSSISNKCSRKDSRKVYDESTNTECTCEVCGKQWPAKKHLWQHLIRFHRAEAAVTCGVCLKLCTTYEDLADHLKAAHEALLSCEGNNFTCKVCGRYHNARSKLLLHMSIHINCKNNPMCKKCNRSFETEAKLKEHIGNCEGRQSGLGMRHDAEEDVKNDNDIDENDENDEKGSFIGDEGDDGDEKEGGYESEGEKGSDNEDSSSDDSEDSETDSSSSSSDDEDNGNAEENEVAVGSRTTSRLGELSCTSDSEEEGSDNSEDLEDADEIKAHVRVEDGKEELRSKVVKMENVRIESNSALTESEPKDSAASRGLKKKPAKMEIENMDYSDDEGPPVLSPMMPLLPPQEGEMNNQMDEISHKLSPMVTLETKLEKEMEDCEFEDANIKLQDLEGKDKMKRENLEGSEESESESEDENKMCIYEEAGNQEIKQEDLTTISDEEEDAEMQVEEKKAETVEDKRTEVVSIESEDESENEEEEEEEDEESEDEIEEVQIINHISPATIDHSETLSQDFAEENSDQEEDEEEEEIEEVEEIEEEEDEDAEAEEAEEDLTIENAQVEEELAENHSIVEEEVAVEESYEDEPMVDDEMNNEDHSIQNLNKTILTVGKDSEGNPILIREVVTQYAYPDEFDCESDYAHLPQENNSLYNAPDGQRVSEENFALNSDSLDQTTNEPEVQTVDELAHHEEVETDEQVEDKADSDNQESTTSAKS; from the exons ATAGCAGAAGATGATCGACTACCAAAGTGTCTTTGCTATCGATGCATGTACAATTTGGAAAACTTTTACGACTTCAGGACAGCATGTGTTAATGCAGTCGCTCTTTTGGAGAGCTTTCTGTCTCCAGATAACAAT GCAAATGATCGCGACAGAAGGAATCCTTCAGAACATTATTCGGAATTACGTTCGGAACTCCTCAAGGAAAAAGAACATATGCCAATACTCATTCCCGAAGCCCCCGTAGTCAATCCAAATGCAGCTTTGGGTACACCACCCAGACTGAATTCTGATGGCGAAGCAGATAACGACATTGAGGAAGTTCTTGAGCAAAGTGGCACGGACGAAG CTGCGGACGATGCCGACGACAGAAAGTCGGAGGAATACGAGATGGATATGGAAACGAATCCCAGTGACTTTTTGGAAATGCCACCAATGGTCACAGATGATGCGGAAGAAAATGAAACAGCGAACAGCGTTTCCGCTCGAGGACGTGCACGAGATTCCAGGGGATTTCAGCACAAATCTGAGCAGCACGAAGTTTACGTATGCTCACTTTGTAATAAGGCCTTCAGTTCAAAAGGCCATTTGTCCCTTCACGCAAGAATACACGTCGGCGCAGGTGATGTTATCGGTGAAAAGGTTATCACTGACGATCACACTTCTTACAAGAGGCCTTATCAATGTGACCTCTGTTACAAGGCTTATTCAACAGCTAAACATCGGTGGGGTCACGTCTCAACTACTCATAG agGTCATCCTGCGGTGACGTGTAGATATTGTTCGCGCATTTATTCGACACGAGTCAACCTAGAAGAACACATCAAATCCAAGCACACGGGTCTACCACTTCCGTTGGAAGTGCCTGTTTCCTATGTTCAACCAGAAAACAAATATCAGTGCAAGACTTGCCCCAAGATGTATACGAACACAACAGACCTTAACAAACACAGTCGAATCTGCACAGGAAGCCAGCAAAAAGAACTGCCAAATCATGATACAGTCACAGAGAAGGTCAAGAAAATTCATCTCGACACGTCAGACATGTCTAGTAACGACTCGAACAACGAGACTAAAGATTACAAGAACGCCGAAGCTAAACTTGCAAAAAATCCTCAGCTCACAATTCTCAAACAGGCGCTCACCAAAGGTGACATATTGAAGAGAAGCTACGACGAAAAATACAAAACTAGTTCCAAACCCAAAAAGCAAGCCAGAACCGATACTAGTGAGACTGATGTACAGAAGCGATGGTTCTGCGAAACTTGCCCTCAAAAGTTCACCTCTCTCGAGAGCTTTAAAGAACACGAACTTTCACATGAAGCTGAAAAACCCTACTTTTGTTTGTTATGCGAGAAAGATTTCGCCCAGAAATCTTCCCTAAGTAATCACATTGTCACTATGCATGGTGTTGATCCTAATCCCATTATTGAGAGCGATAGGTGTTTGAAAAAGTCGCTTCTTGCTCATCATTGGAATAAAAATCCCGAGCCTGTGAACGGGGAACCGATTCCGGCCATCAAAAAAGAGGAACTTTTGTCACCTTATCCCGAAAAAGCTTTGGAAAACGAGGAAGAAAATCACGAAAGCAACCAGGACAAGATGATCGAAATTGAAACAGTCTTCGTTTGCGAAATTTGTACTAGAGATTTTAATGATAGAGCATCATTGTGGCTTCATATCCGAGCCACGCACAAGGAATGCGCCGCTTTTGCTTGCGGAGTCTGTTTGAAAATCTGTTCCGACAACGCCCAATTGCTCAATCATGTAAATATGTATCACGGAGGTTCCAAACTTCTCATGTCTGAACAGAGGCGCTACAGCTGTACAATTTGCGGCAGACAGCACGATTCCCGAAAAAAGTTAATCACCCACGTTTCGATTCACAACGTGGATCCCAGTTACGACCCTTCGAGTTTCGTTCAACTCAACAGCAACTATTACAACGAGAATCTAAACAGCAACGAAGCTAACGAGCAGCAAGTGATAGATGCCGATGTCGAGGATGGAGAAAAAGTCGACTGCTATATTTGCTACAAATCATTCCCCAACGAAGATCATCTTATCAGACATCAACGAAACGCTCACAAGTCCGATCCAGCGGTAGCGATAGGAGAATCTACAACGAATGGTAGCGGAATTGGGCCTAACGGGAATGGAAATAGAGCGCAGTATCATTTATTCTTCGTCTGCGAACTTTGCGGCAGTTCTCATCCCAGTAAATGGGAACGCTGGCTTCATGTTTCCAGTGTTCACGGGAACGAACTTGCGATCAAGTGTGAGAGGGATGATTGTGCGAAGATATTTGCGACAAAGTCTCTTCGAAATGAACACGCCCAGCATCATTTGATCCAAGGTAGTTCGCCGAACACCTGCGAGATCTGTGGGAAATTGTGGGGAAGTCGAGTAGATTATTGGAAGCACGTGATGGGAGTCCACTCAGACACTGTTCCCCTAATCTGTGGCGTGTGTCTTAAAGTATTTCCCAATGTTCTTCAGTTAAGTTCTCACGTGAAGGTGAATCACTGGCCCTTGACAAACGGTGATTTCAGTTGTGATATTTGCGGCAGGCCTTATTCCAATAAGTCTAAAATGTCCAGGCACAGAAAGATTCATGGCCTTGATGGCGAGGGTCATGCGCATCCGGATCCTAGTGAATACATCAACGATTCGGTGAGACTGGATAACGGAGGTGCCGTGGAGGTTGATTACAGTTGTGAAATGTGTGGGGATTTGAAGTTCTTGAACCTGGAAGACCTCTGCAACCATCGAAGAATGACGCACAGCCTCTTTCCCTGCGATTTATGCAACAAGTGTTATGGAAGAACTTCGCACTTGTGGAAACATGTTAATCGGGTTCACAAGGGTCATGAGGACGTCACCTGTCGGTTTTGCATGAAGACGAGCGCCTCGAGGGATCACTTAGCAGCTCACATTGCTAAGATTCACAGATACGAGCCTGAggtgaaaaacgacacaagagagtCAACGAATTTCAAGGTCACAGTTCCCGAGGACGAGATTCTTCACCACTGTGAGAAATGTAACAAGGGCTTTCACAAACGGTACTTGCTCCGGCGTCACATGAAAGGGTGTCAGAACTATCGAAAGGATCCTGGCGCACTTTTGACCAGGTGTCGAGCCTGCGAAAGGATATTCAAGGATCGAGCGAGTCTTCAAAAACACATCGAGAATCATCATAGCAGTTACACTTGTCACTTGTGTAACGAAACGATAACTTCGAAGCTTGGGATCATGACACATAATCGGGTTAACCATATGGACCATCCGGATCTCACATGTGAGCACAGCAGTTGCAAGAAGCTTTTCCGCACGAAAGAGGATCTCGAGTCTCATAAAAAAGATCACAAGTATCTCACAAGTCCGAATGTTTGTGATTTTTGCGGGGACACTGTTGAAAATAAACTCAAGTTGAAGATGCATGTCTTGTCGCTGCATCGGAACGAAATCGGAGTTTCTTGCGGCGTCTGTCTGATCCCGATGAAAGACCCGAAGGATTTGAAGAAACACGTGGAGGACACGCATGGAAGTATTCTTTCGAAACCAAATACTTGTCAGGTTTGTGGAAAGCAGTATGCGTCAAAGTGGAAAGCCTTTGATCACACGAAGAAGTGCCATGGGAAAGTTTTCAAAACCTGCAAACAATGCTTGGCTGTGTTTATTACCGAAGAAAGTATGAAGAACCATTATGAACACGTCCATAACGTTCCTAAAGACCAATTGGCCACTTTCGAATACCGTCTGGAAATCGGACGCAAACGCCATTACGATTCCTTGGAAATTGTGATGAAAGAAGAGCCAGAGGAATTGGAATTCGATGAGGAACCGATCGAGGGTTATACGAATGATTATAAGAGAAGGATATCTGACTCTGATGATTACGATGTTCGAGCTGATTTCTATATCAGAGAGAACAACGAACAAGAGGAACCGATGCGACCTTTGAAGAAGATGAAGCTAGACTCAAAGACCAAAAAGAAGATAAAGCAACGGGAAAGCTTCGAGTGCGAGAACTGCAAGATACAGTTTAACACCAAAATTATGTTTTGGAATCATATCAACGTTTGCCCGAAGCGGAATATGATTACCAAGGAGGATGATACAAGTTTCCCAACGTCCATTCTCGAGGCtcatttaaagaataataatctgATTAAGAGGGAAGAACCGGAGCAGGAACTTGACGAGAATAATCTAAACATTCCAGACTTCAATCTCTTTGAAGACATCAACATGCAGTTGTCGGGTCAGAGACCAGTTCAGAATCTCTCTCTAAAATCTTCCTCGATTAGCAATAAATGTTCGAGAAAGGATTCAAGGAAGGTATACGATGAATCTACAAATACTGAGTGTACTTGCGAAGTTTGCGGGAAGCAGTGGCCTGCGAAGAAACACCTGTGGCAGCATTTGATTCGATTTCATCGAGCAGAGGCTGCTGTTACTTGCGGCGTTTGTTTGAAACTCTGCACAACTTATGAAGACTTGGCTGATCATCTGAAAGCTGCTCACGAAGCTTTGTTGTCCTGTGAGGGAAATAACTTCACCTGCAAGGTTTGCGGAAGGTACCACAATGCCAGGAGCAAATTGTTGCTGCATATGAGCATCCACATAAACTGCAAGAATAATCCGATGTGCAAAAAGTGTAATCGCAGTTTCGAGACGGAAGCAAAATTGAAGGAGCATATTGGGAATTGCGAGGGAAGACAGTCGGGATTGGGAATGAGACATGATGCAGAGGAGGATGTGAAAAATGATAATGATATTGATGAGAATGATGAGAATGATGAGAAGGGAAGTTTTATTGGAGATGAGGGCGACGATGGAGACGAGAAAGAAGGAGGTTATGAATCGGAGGGAGAGAAGGGTTCTGATAATGAAGATAGCAGTTCGGATGACTCTGAAGATTCAGAAACGGATAGTTCCTCTAGCTCGAGTGATGATGAAGATAATGGGAATGCAGAAGAAAATGAAGTAGCGGTTGGATCGAGAACTACAAGTAGACTCGGGGAGCTGAGTTGCACGAGTGACAGTGAGGAAGAAGGTTCGGATAATTCGGAGGACCTTGAGGATGCTGATGAGATTAAGGCGCATGTTAGGGTTGAAGACGGGAAAGAAGAATTAAGGAGTAAAGTAGTTAAAATGGAAAATGTGAGAATTGAGTCGAATTCAGCGTTGACAGAATCTGAACCAAAAGATTCTGCAGCTTCCAGAGGCTTGAAGAAGAAACCGGCGAAGATGGAAATAGAGAATATGGATTACTCGGATGATGAAGGTCCTCCGGTTTTAAGTCCAATGATGCCGTTGTTGCCACCACAAGAGGGAGAGATGAATAATCAGATGGATGAGATAAGTCATAAATTGAGTCCTATGGTGACTTTGGAAACTAAACTGGAAAAGGAAATGGAAGATTGTGAGTTTGAAGATGCAAATATCAAATTACAGGATCTTGAGGGTAAGGATAAGATGAAGAGGGAAAACTTGGAGGGATCGGAAGAATCAGAGTCAGAGAGCGAGGATGAGAATAAAATGTGTATCTACGAGGAAGCTGGGAATCAAGAGATTAAACAAGAAGATCTCACTACGATCAGTGATGAGGAAGAAGATGCAGAAATGCAG gtagAAGAGAAGAAAGCGGAAACTGTAGAAGACAAAAGAACAGAAGTAGTTTCTATAGAATCCGAAGATGAAAGTGAAaacgaagaagaagaagaagaagaagatgaagAATCCGAAGATGAAATCGAGGAGGTCCAAATTATAAACCACATCAGTCCCGCAACAATCGATCATTCAGAAACTCTTTCACAAGACTTTGCAGAGGAAAATTCAGATCAGGAAGAAGATGAAGAAGAGGAGGAAATTGAGGAGGTTGAGGAGATTGAGGAAGAAGAAGATGAGGATGCAGAAGCTGAAGAAGCAGAGGAGGACCTAACAATCGAAAACGCTCAAGTCGAAGAGGAACTAGCCGAGAATCATTCCATCGTGGAAGAAGAAGTTGCAGTAGAAGAAAGCTACGAAGATGAACCCATGGTGGATGACGAAATGAACAACGAAGATCATTCCATTCAAAACTTGAATAAAACCATCCTCACCGTCGGCAAGGATTCTGAAGGTAATCCCATATTGATCCGCGAAGTGGTAACTCAGTATGCCTACCCGGACGAATTCGATTGTGAATCCGACTATGCACACCTTCCGCAGGAGAATAATTCTCTTTATAATGCCCCCGACGGTCAGAGAGTATCGGAAGAAAACTTTGCTTTAAATAGTGATAGTCTCGATCAAACCACGAATGAACCGGAAGTCCAGACGGTAGACGAATTGGCTCATCACGAGGAGGTGGAAACCGATGAACAGGTCGAGGACAAAGCTGATAGTGATAATCAAGAGTCAACAACGAGTGCCAAAAGTTAA